In a single window of the Drosophila melanogaster chromosome Y genome:
- the CG45764 gene encoding uncharacterized protein gives MSNLKQKDIKPDVAVSKSVKTSRKAIEYVKSDASDIDEDINRTEYEYASSSGFVNFLRDFKKRYGEYYSNYQIRRAAETRWNEMSFRHRCQYSAEPLDTFHVEPNSVSSLQRSIEAELRMHSEISGCDTFFGACGSNSCTPRKENKCSKPRVWKSCPKPRAKSSKQRRNCAKPKPKCARPRKACPRPRNSMECGKPKAKPRCLKPKSSKPKCSV, from the exons ATGAGCAATCTGAAACAAAAGGATATCAAGCCGGACGTGGCAGTTTCAAAATCAGTAAAAACCTCTAGAAAAGCAATTGAATATGTTAAGTCCGACGCTTCCGACATTGACGAAGATATCAATAGGACAGAGTACGAATACGCCTCATCGTCTGGCTTTGTTAATTTTCTGAGGGACTTTAAGAAACGTTATGGAGAATATTACTCGAATTATCAGATAAGACGGGCAGCTGAAACCCGATGGAACGAAATGTCATTCCGTCATCGATGCCAGTACTCTGCG GAACCATTGGACACTTTTCACGTAGAGCCGAACAGTGTGAGCAGTCTTCAGCGCTCTATTGAGGCCGAGCTCAGAATGCACTCTGAAATAAGTGGCTGCGACACTTTCTTTGGTGCCTGTGGCTCCAATAGCTGCACTCCAAGAAAGGAGAACAAGTGTTCCAAGCCCAGGGTCTGGAAGAGTTGCCCAAAACCGCGGGCCAAGTCCTCGAAGCAACGTCGCAATTGCGCCAAACCGAAGCCCAAGTGCGCCCGACCCCGTAAGGCATGTCCCCGCCCCAGAAACAGTATGGAATGCGGCAAGCCGAAGGCAAAGCCAAGGTGTCTTAAGCCCAAGAGTTCCAAGCCCAAGTGCTCGGTGTAA
- the CG45765 gene encoding uncharacterized protein → MSNLKQKDIKPDVAVSKSVKTSRKAIEYVKSDASDIDEDINRTEYEYASSSGFVNFLRDFKKRYGEYYSNYQIRRAAETRWNEMSFRHRCQYSAEPLDTFHVEPNRVSSLQRSIEAELRIHSEISGCDTFFGACGSNSCTPRKENKCSKPRVWKSCPKPRAKSSKQRRNCAKPKPKCARPRKACPRPRNSMECGKPKAKPRCLKPKSSKPKCSV, encoded by the exons ATGAGCAATCTGAAACAAAAGGATATCAAGCCGGACGTGGCAGTTTCAAAATCAGTAAAAACCTCTAGAAAAGCAATTGAATATGTTAAGTCCGACGCTTCCGACATTGACGAAGATATCAATAGGACAGAGTACGAATACGCCTCATCGTCTGGCTTTGTTAATTTTCTGAGGGACTTTAAGAAACGTTATGGAGAATATTACTCGAATTATCAGATAAGACGGGCAGCTGAAACCCGATGGAACGAAATGTCATTCCGTCATCGATGCCAGTACTCTGCG GAACCATTGGACACTTTTCACGTAGAGCCGAACAGAGTGAGCAGTCTTCAGCGCTCTATTGAGGCCGAGCTCAGAATTCACTCTGAAATAAGTGGCTGCGACACTTTCTTTGGTGCCTGTGGCTCCAATAGCTGCACTCCAAGAAAGGAGAACAAGTGTTCCAAGCCCAGGGTCTGGAAGAGTTGCCCAAAACCGCGGGCCAAGTCCTCGAAGCAACGTCGCAATTGCGCCAAACCGAAGCCCAAGTGCGCCCGACCCCGTAAGGCATGTCCCCGCCCCAGAAACAGTATGGAATGCGGCAAGCCGAAGGCAAAGCCAAGGTGTCTTAAGCCCAAGAGTTCCAAGCCCAAGTGCTCGGTGTAA